The Pseudomonas sp. HOU2 DNA window ACATCGGCGGTTCGATGACCTTCGCCTGGGGCTCGACCAACCCGGCCTACCGCAAGCTGAGCCGTGAAACCCTGCAACAGCGCTTCATCGGCAGCGGCATCGTCACTCGCTACTACAACCCGGAAATCCACATCGGCGCATTCGCGCTGCCACAGTACGTGCTGCAGGCGATCAACAAGCCCAGCAACGACTGACCAGGTCGATGGATTCCTTGTGGCGAGGGAGCTTGCTCCCGCTTGAGTGCGCAGCACTCACAAAATCTGCGATTTCTAAATATTTTGGGGCCGCTTCGCAGCCCAGCGGGAGCAAGCTCCCTCGGCACAAAATTTTTCCAGTCATGAAAATGATGTTTTTTTCATGTTCGTGCGCCGCAATCCTTTTGAACGATCAATCTCGCCAAAAGTCGAGATAGATGTAAGCCCATTTGCGGGTTTGATCGAGGAGGCACCGATGCAAAAGTGGAAAGTCACTTTCGTGGACGATCATGGTGAAATTGTCGATGAGGTGTTCGAGCGCGCGGAATGCCCCAGCGACGACGAGGCTGCACGCCTGATCAAGGAACGGCTTCTGCCCGTGGCCGCCGAACTGGATCTGAACGATCTGGAAGGGCGCACCCCCGACGCCGGGGCGAAAAGCCTGAAAACCCAGAACAGCATCGAAATCCGCAGCATCACTCCAATCTGAAAACTTCCTTTCATCCGAAGCAACCAGGCCTTGGCAGCAGCTCTACCTTGGGGCTAATCTGCAAGCGAGATCAGCGAAACGATCGCTAAGGTCTGGTCTTGTCAGCTACATGCTTGTTTCCCGCCGGCAACCCGTTTGCCGATGTACTTTTGGCCTGTAAGGCCCGGGGCGGGAATACGGAAAGTCTATCCATCTATCCGAGGGGGACGATTCATGAGCACAGCCTATCAAGAAGACATCAGCAGCAATGTTCTGCGCCGCATGAAAGAAGGCGGTTTCGACTTTTCCCGATTCCATCCCATCGAGTTCTACGCCATTTTCCCGGACGAGGAGCGGGCGCGCAGGGCGGCAGGCAAATTTCGTGGTGAATCCATCAATGCCCAGGTCAGTGCGCGCGACGATGGCGCCTGGTCGCTGGAATTGAGCAAAGTGATGTACGCGACCTATGACGACATTGGCGATTTCGAGCAGGGCTTCTCTGCCGTGGTCGAGCCGCTGGGCGGCATCATCGAAGGCTGGGGCGTCAAGCAGGAGGTGCGCAACCGCCATCGTCTGAACTGATCTCTGGTTTAGCTTTTTTAAAGTCAAAAGATCGCAGCCTTCGGCAACTCCTACAGGTGATTGGTAGGAGCTGCCGGAGGCTGCGATCTTTTGCTTTTGCTTTCAAAACATTTCAGAAAGGCAAAAAAAAGCCACCGGAGAGGGTGGCTGAAAGGGAAGACCGATAAGGAGAGGAAACCGGTCAGGGTCACGGCCTGCGGGGACTGCACGGGCAGTCCGGATCAGGTGGGCTGCAGCCTCCCTTGTGGGAAGTTTGCAGCGGATGCGCGGATTATCCGCAGCCCGGCGCAAGCAGTGAAATCAACTCTGACTATGCTGGTGATAGGCGATGCAATGCGTCGCAATGAAGCGGGGGCAATCCGCTTGGGGCATTTGCCGCACAGGAATGGTGCGGTGCTTGCGGCGTGATTATCCAAGCGATTGAAATCAAAGCGTTTATGCCGATGGCACGGGCCTTGCGAAGGCCTGTAGGTCCGGGTGACAAGGAGTACGGCATGATCCGCACCTATTTTGATGAAATGTACGATGCCGGCGGCCAGGTCCGCCCGCATTACCGCGAGTTCGCCCGCTGGCTGGCGGACACGCCTGACGAGTTGCTGGCACAACGGCGACGCGAGGCCGATCTGCTGTTCCACCGGGCCGGGATTACCTTCACGCTCTATGGCGATGAGCAGGGCACCGAGCGCCTGATTCCATTCGACACCATTCCGCGCAGCATTCCCGCCAGCGAGTGGCGGATCGTCGAGCGCGGCTGCATCCAGCGGGTCAAGGCGTTGAACATGTTCCTCGCCGACCTTTATCACGAGCAGCGCATCATCAAGGCCGGGATCATCCCCGCCGAACAGGTGCTGGCCAACGAGCAGTACCAGTTGGCGATGCAGGGCCTGGATCTGCATCGCGATATCTATTCGCACATTTCCGGCGTCGATCTGGTGCGCGATGGCGACGGCACCTACTACGTGCTCGAAGACAACCTGCGCACCCCGAGCGGCGTGAGCTACATGCTCGAAGACCGCAAGATGATGATGCGCCTGTTCCCCGAACTGTTCGCCGCCCAGCGCATCGCGCCCATCGACCACTATCCGAACCTGTTGCTCGACACGCTGAAAAGCTCCAGCCCGATCGACGATCCGAGCGTGGTGGTGCTGACGCCGGGGCGTTTCAACAGTGCGTTCTTCGAACATGCCTTCCTCGCACGGGAAATGGGCGTTGAACTGGTGGAGGGTGCCGACCTGTTCGTGCGCGACGACAAGGTCTTCATGCGCACCACCGACGGGCCGAAAGCGGTGGACGTGATCTACCGCCGTCTCGACGACGCGTTCCTCGATCCGCTGGCATTCAACCCCGACTCGATGCTCGGTGTGCCGGGGCTGTTGTCGTCCTATCGCTCGGGCAACGTGGTGCTGGCCAATGCCATCGGTACTGGCGTGGCGGACGACAAATCTGTGTACCCGTTTGTCACCGAGATGATCCGTTTCTACCTCGACGAAGAACCGATCCTGAAGAACGTGCCGACCTGGCAGTGCCGTAACCCCTCGGAACTGTCCCATGTACTGGCCAATCTTGCGGATCTGGTGGTCAAGGAAACCCAGGGCTCCGGCGGTTACGGAATGCTGGTGGGGCCGGCGTCAACCACGGCGCAGATCGATGCGTTCCGTGAGCGGATCAAGGCCAAGCCCCACGCGTACATTGCGCAACCGACGCTGTCGCTGTCGACCTGTCCGACCTTTGTCGAAAACGGCATTGCGCCGCGCCATATCGACCTGCGTCCGTTTGTACTGTCTGGCCGCGAAACCCGGGTTGTGCCCGGCGGTTTGACCCGTGTCGCCCTGCGTGAAGGCTCCCTGGTGGTGAACTCCTCTCAGGGCGGCGGAACCAAGGACACCTGGGTGGTCGAGGATTGAAGGAAGCTTGCCATGTTAAGTAGAACTGCCTCGGATCTGTACTGGATGTCGCGTTACCTGGAGCGGGCGGAAAACCTCGCACGGATGCTCGATGTCAGCTATTCGCTGTCGCTGATGCCGCAGGACGGTCGCGGCGACGGTTTGCACGAACTGGCCATGCCGCTGTTGATCACCGGCACCCTCGACGATTACCTGGAGCGTCACGGCGAACTGCATGCCGAACGCCTGCTGCATTTCTTCGCCCTTGACGCAGCCAACCCGGCGAGCATCTACAGCTGCCTCGGCGCAGCGCGCGCCAGTGCGCATGCGGTGCGCGGGCGCATCACCGCGGACATGTGGGAGAACATCAACGCCACCTGGCTGGAGATTCGCGGCATTGCCGAGCAAGGCCTCAGCCGCTACGGCATGAGCCGCTTCTGCGAGTGGATCAAGGAACGTTCGCACCTGTTCCGGGGCGCGTCCTACGGCACGATCATGCGCAACGATGCGTTCCGTTTCATTCGTCTGGGGACGTTCATCGAGCGTGCTGACAACACGCTGCGCCTGCTCGATGCGCGCTATGAAATGGCTGGCGATCAGGCAGAAGCGGTCAGCGACGGCACCGCCCACGCCTATTACCAGTGGAGTGCGCTGTTGCGAGCGCTGTCATCGTTCGAGGCCTACACCGAGATCTACCGCGACGCCCCCGGCGCCCGGCATGTCGCCGAGCTGCTGCTGTTGCGCGCCGATGTACCGCGCTCGCTGCGCGCCTGCACCGAGGAAATCGACCAGATCCTCGCCCAGTTACCGGGTGCCAATGGCCGTCCGGCACAGCGCCTCGCTGCTGAGATGGACGCACGCCTGCGCTACACCGGCATCAACGAAATCCTCGCTGAAGGCCTGCACGCCTGGCTCACCGAATTCATCCCGCTGGTGCGCCAGCTGGGCAACGCGATTCACAGTTCATACCTGGAGGCTGCATGAGACTTTCCATTAGCCACGAGACCACCTATCACTATGAAGATCAGGTGCGGGCGAGCATCCAGTATCTGCGCCTGACCCCGCACGACAGCGAGCGTCAGCACGTGTTGAGCTGGCAGCTCGACCTGCCGCGTCCGGTGCGCGCCCAGCTCGATCCGTTCGGCAACATCCTGCATGTGCTGACCATGGACGAACCGCACGAAGCGATCATTATCGGCGCCCGTGGCCAGGTCGATATCGACGAATTGCGCGAGGCTGAGCATGAGAGCCAGTCGGCGCTGCCGTTCCTGCGTTTCACCCGTCTGACCGAGGCCGACGAAGCGCTACGGGCGTTTGCCGACAAGTCCTGCAAGCAGCGACGTGATCGCACCGCGCTGATCGACTTGATGCACGGTTTGAACCAGCACATCAGCTACACGCCGGGTTCGACTGAAGTCGACACCAGCGCCGCCGAAGCCTTTGCCGGGCGCGCCGGGGTTTGTCAGGATCACACCCATGCGTTTCTGGCGTGCGCGCGTAGTCTGGGAATTCCGTCGCGTTATGTGTCGGGTTATCTGTACAGCGAGGACGCCGAGCATCTGGCCAGTCATGCCTGGGCCGAAGCGTGGCTGGATGACGCCTGGTACAGCTTTGACGTTACCAACCAGTTGGCCCGCCCGGAGCGCCATCTGAAACTGGCGGTGGGCCTGGATTATCTGGATGCCTGCCCGGTACGCGGCATGCGCCGGGGTGGTGGTTGTGAGCAGATGCATGCCAAGGTGTTCGTGTCGCCGACGCCAGTCATTTCCGTGCAACAACAGTAGATCCGGGATATCGCTATCGCTGGCAAGCCAGCTCCTACAGGATTACCGCGAATTCAGAGTCAGCGCGAACCTGTGGGAGCTGGCTTGCCAGCGAAGAGGCCGGTGATATCACCGCAACGCTTATGGCTTAACCTTGCGCCCAGCCATGTGCTGCAGATAACCGATCAGCAACTGCAAGTCCCCCTCTGGCAACACATCCGCCGAAAACCCCGGCATCTTCGCCTGCGGCCACTGGCGCAAACTCTGCGGATCACGAATGTAGCGCTTGAGGAAGTCCGCGCCGAAATACTCGGTCGGGTTGTACGGAATATTCAGATCCGGCCCGAACTGCGCATCCCCGGCACCGTTCAACCGGTGACAGGCCAGGCAATTCTTCTGAAACAGGGCAAACCCCTGATTCACCGGGTCATCCGTTTTCAGCTTGGGATCCGGCAGCAGGACAGGGAAGCGCTCGGCCACTGGTGCCATGCGTTTGATGCTCGCCACCTGGAACGGCCATTGTTCCGGGCTGATATTGCCGGCCTGCGGGTCGGTCCACACCAGATAGAACGGCCCGGCACTGTGCTTGCCTTCGGACAGTGGCGGCCACGGCTGCGCCGGATCCTCGATCGCCAGCCAGGCCTGCGCGCCTTTTGTGTTGAGCAACGGTGCAGCGTTCAGTTCGGCGGCAAACCCGTCAAGTGCCACCGCTTGCAGGTGATCGGTCGGTTTGATCCCGGTGAGCAGCGCCGCCACGGGCACGGCGCGATAAGTCATGTCCTTCTTGTAGGACACATCGTTGTTGATGGTCAGAGTTTGTGCTTGCGGATGCTTGAGCAACTCTTCGGTCTGCCAGGTGCGACTGTTCTCGCCCAGTTCCAGCATGAGCTGCGCCGCAGACAAGGGCATGCTCAGCAGCAAGGCCCAGAACACAATGAGCGTTTTCAAATGATCGCCGTCCCTGTCGTGGAAGTGCGCAAAGGTTCGCACAGCCACGCTGGCCCGGGTAGCGGGCCAGTCACATTTTGTCTGGTGATAGCGGGCGCCTGCCGCTTGAGTCAGCCAATCACCTTGGTCAGATTGGGCAAAATCAACAACAGCGTCGTGGCGAAAAGAATGAGTCCTGCTTGACGAACTTTCGGTTGTTTGAACATGGCTTGACCGCCTTTTTTGTTATTTCCTGATGTTTGCCTGCATATCCATGACGGCAAACGCTGCACTTCCTGTTGAAGAACGTCGGCCCCGGCAAAACCCGACGACCCTGACGTACATGTACTACCTTAG harbors:
- a CDS encoding alpha-E domain-containing protein, with translation MLSRTASDLYWMSRYLERAENLARMLDVSYSLSLMPQDGRGDGLHELAMPLLITGTLDDYLERHGELHAERLLHFFALDAANPASIYSCLGAARASAHAVRGRITADMWENINATWLEIRGIAEQGLSRYGMSRFCEWIKERSHLFRGASYGTIMRNDAFRFIRLGTFIERADNTLRLLDARYEMAGDQAEAVSDGTAHAYYQWSALLRALSSFEAYTEIYRDAPGARHVAELLLLRADVPRSLRACTEEIDQILAQLPGANGRPAQRLAAEMDARLRYTGINEILAEGLHAWLTEFIPLVRQLGNAIHSSYLEAA
- a CDS encoding transglutaminase family protein, whose translation is MRLSISHETTYHYEDQVRASIQYLRLTPHDSERQHVLSWQLDLPRPVRAQLDPFGNILHVLTMDEPHEAIIIGARGQVDIDELREAEHESQSALPFLRFTRLTEADEALRAFADKSCKQRRDRTALIDLMHGLNQHISYTPGSTEVDTSAAEAFAGRAGVCQDHTHAFLACARSLGIPSRYVSGYLYSEDAEHLASHAWAEAWLDDAWYSFDVTNQLARPERHLKLAVGLDYLDACPVRGMRRGGGCEQMHAKVFVSPTPVISVQQQ
- a CDS encoding circularly permuted type 2 ATP-grasp protein, which produces MIRTYFDEMYDAGGQVRPHYREFARWLADTPDELLAQRRREADLLFHRAGITFTLYGDEQGTERLIPFDTIPRSIPASEWRIVERGCIQRVKALNMFLADLYHEQRIIKAGIIPAEQVLANEQYQLAMQGLDLHRDIYSHISGVDLVRDGDGTYYVLEDNLRTPSGVSYMLEDRKMMMRLFPELFAAQRIAPIDHYPNLLLDTLKSSSPIDDPSVVVLTPGRFNSAFFEHAFLAREMGVELVEGADLFVRDDKVFMRTTDGPKAVDVIYRRLDDAFLDPLAFNPDSMLGVPGLLSSYRSGNVVLANAIGTGVADDKSVYPFVTEMIRFYLDEEPILKNVPTWQCRNPSELSHVLANLADLVVKETQGSGGYGMLVGPASTTAQIDAFRERIKAKPHAYIAQPTLSLSTCPTFVENGIAPRHIDLRPFVLSGRETRVVPGGLTRVALREGSLVVNSSQGGGTKDTWVVED
- a CDS encoding ribonuclease E inhibitor RraB, with product MSTAYQEDISSNVLRRMKEGGFDFSRFHPIEFYAIFPDEERARRAAGKFRGESINAQVSARDDGAWSLELSKVMYATYDDIGDFEQGFSAVVEPLGGIIEGWGVKQEVRNRHRLN
- a CDS encoding cytochrome c, which codes for MPLSAAQLMLELGENSRTWQTEELLKHPQAQTLTINNDVSYKKDMTYRAVPVAALLTGIKPTDHLQAVALDGFAAELNAAPLLNTKGAQAWLAIEDPAQPWPPLSEGKHSAGPFYLVWTDPQAGNISPEQWPFQVASIKRMAPVAERFPVLLPDPKLKTDDPVNQGFALFQKNCLACHRLNGAGDAQFGPDLNIPYNPTEYFGADFLKRYIRDPQSLRQWPQAKMPGFSADVLPEGDLQLLIGYLQHMAGRKVKP